A single genomic interval of Daucus carota subsp. sativus chromosome 1, DH1 v3.0, whole genome shotgun sequence harbors:
- the LOC108203389 gene encoding uncharacterized protein LOC108203389, whose product MKQQHHHHHHSEAVSSTSSDNHPPQLIRVSSSSASEKPSPSVDDSSPAAAPTSRDTFAIACQESVTIERRQGGGGAVCKWSIANFSRVKARSLWSKYFEVGGYDCRLLVYPKGDSQALPGYISLYLQIMDPRGTSSSKWDCFASYRLTIVNLNDDSKSIHRDSWHRFSSKKKSHGWCDFTPSGAVLDPKSGFLNSNDCVVVTADILVLNETVSFTRDNIDGQSSLNGSSVGGPVGDVLSGKFSWKVHNFSLFKEMIKTQKIMSPVFPAGECNLRISVYQSTVNGVDYLSMCLESKDTDKTVVSDRSCWCLFRMSVLNQKPGLNHLHRDSYGRFAGDNKSGDNTSLGWNDYMKMSDFVGNDSGFLVDDTASFSTSFHVIKEFSNFSKNGALSGMRTVGGLRKSDGHIGKFTWKIENFTRLKDLLKKRKITGLCIKSRRFQIGNRDCRLIVYPRGQSQPPCHLSVFLEVTDSRNTSSDWSCFVSHRLSVVNQKMEDKSVTKESQNRYSKAAKDWGWREFVTLTSLFDQDSGFLVNDTVIFSAEVLILKETSIIHDFTDQESESTSDCQTDKVEKRTFTWKVENFLSFKEIMETRKIFSKFFEAGGCELRIGVYESFDTICIYLESDQSVASDPDKNFWVRYRMAILNQKNPTKTVWKESSICTKTWNNSVLQFMKVADMLEADVGFIVRDSVVFVCEILDCCPWFEFSDLEVFASEDDQDALTTDPDELVDSEDSEGISGDEEDIFRNLLSRAGFHLTYGDNPSQPQVTLREKLLMDAGAIAGFLTGLRVYLDDPAKVKRLLLPTKLSGSNDVKELTKNDESSPSLMNLLMGVKVLQQAIIDLLLDIMVECCQPSEASSNDNSSDVTAKPSPDDSEATTLHDSDKGTGAVETAHLHVNDRLDVAMEENMHSSAVQSSDMYNIDTPVKSVPGQPICPPETCAAGSAHASGRSKTKWPEQSEELLGLIVNSLRALDGVVPQGCPEPRRRPQSAQKIALILDKAPKHLQSDLVALVPKLVEQSEHPLAACALLDRLQKVDAEPALRLPVFGALSQLECSSEVWERVLSQSFELLADSNNEPLAVTVDFIFKAALHCQHLPEAVRSVRRRLKTLGVEVSPCVLDYLSRTVNSCADIAEAILKDIDCDDDCSTMSCGLFLFGENSSGDGLNAPEEQAFRATATSNFSDIYILIEMLSVPCLLVEASRSFERAVARGSIMAESVALVLERRLARRLNLTSQFVADNFQNSEVIVEGEVIEQLRAQQDDFTLVLSLAETLALSRDPRVRAFVKMLYTILFKWYADESYKLRILKKLVDRVTSATDSSGDVDLDLEILVILVSEEQEIVRPVLSMMRDVAELANVDRAALWHQLCTSEDEILHIREERKAEVLGMVKEKDVLSQRLSEYEATNNRLKSDMKAEADRFARERKEFSEQIQEFENQLEWLRSEKDDEIGKLSAEKKVLQDRLHDAETQLSQLKSRKRDELKRVTKEKNVLAERLRSTEAARKRFDDELKRYATENVTREELRKSLEDEVRRLTQTVGQTEGEKREKEAQVARCETYIDGMESKLQACQQYIHTLESSLQEEMSRHAPLYGAGLEALSMKELDTISRIHEEGLRQIRVLQQRNGSPAGSPLVSPHTLQHSHGLYASALSPMTGLTPSHISNGAGIHSNGHVNGARIHGNGHVNGAVGPWFKNS is encoded by the exons ATGAAGCAACAAcatcatcaccaccaccacTCCGAAGCCGTCTCCTCCACCTCCTCCGACAATCATCCGCCGCAGCTTATTAGGGTTTCCTCTTCCTCGGCGTCGGAAAAGCCTTCTCCTTCCGTCGACGACTCGTCTCCGGCGGCGGCGCCGACCTCGCGCGACACCTTCGCGATTGCCTGCCAGGAATCGGTTACGATCGAGCGGCGCCAGGGCGGGGGCGGCGCGGTGTGTAAATGGAGTATCGCGAATTTTTCTAGGGTTAAGGCTAGGTCATTGTGGAGTAAGTATTTTGAAGTTGGGGGATATGATTGCAGGCTTTTGGTTTATCCGAAAGGCGATTCGCAGGCTTTGCCGGGGTATATTAGTCTGTATTTGCAGATTATGGATCCTAGAGGTACTTCTTCGTCGAAATGGGATTGTTTTGCTAGTTATCGTCTTACGATTGTTAATTTAAATGATGATTCCAAGTCTATTCATAGGGATTCTTGGCATAGGTTTTCCAGTAAGAAGAAGTCGCATGGTTGGTGTGATTTTACGCCTTCCGGGGCCGTTTTGGACCCTAAATCCGGGTTTTTGAATAGTAATGATTGTGTTGTTGTTACTGCTGATATACTTGTTTTGAATGAGACTGTTAGTTTTACACGGGATAATATTGATGGGCAGTCGAGTTTGAATGGGAGTTCTGTTGGGGGTCCGGTTGGCGATGTTTTGAGTGGGAAGTTTTCGTGGAAGGTTCATAATTTTAGTTTGTTTAAGGAGATGATTAAGACTCAGAAGATTATGAGCCCTGTGTTTCCGGCTGGAGAGTGTAATTTACGGATAAGTGTTTATCAGAGTACGGTGAATGGGGTTGATTATTTGTCCATGTGTTTGGAGAGTAAGGATACAGATAAGACGGTGGTTAGTGATAGGAGTTGTTGGTGTTTGTTTCGGATGTCGGTGTTGAATCAAAAGCCAGGGTTGAATCATCTACATAGGGACTCTTATGGGAGATTTGCTGGTGATAACAAAAGTGGGGATAATACAAGTTTGGGGTGGAATGATTACATGAAAATGTCAGATTTTGTTGGAAATGATTCAGGCTTTCTGGTGGATGATACAGCAAGTTTTAGTACGTCATTTCATGTGATTAAGGAGTTCAGTAACTTCTCAAAAAATGGGGCATTAAGTGGGATGAGGACTGTAGGTGGACTGCGAAAGTCTGATGGTCATATCGGAAAATTTACCTGGAAAATTGAGAATTTTACTAGACTAAAAGATCTTTTAAAGAAGAGAAAGATCACTGGGCTTTGCATCAAGAGCAGGAGATTTCAAATTGGAAATCGGGATTGCCGTCTTATTGTGTATCCTAGAG GGCAGTCTCAGCCACCCTGTCACCTTTCTGTATTCCTTGAAGTCACAGATTCTCGAAATACTTCCAGTGATTGGAGTTGTTTTGTGAGCCATCGTCTATCGGTTGTGAACCAGAAGATGGAGGATAAGTCTGTAACAAAAGAATCTCAGAACCGATACTCTAAAGCTGCCAAGGATTGGGGTTGGCGCGAGTTTGTAACGCTCACCAGTCTATTTGATCAAGATTCCGGGTTTCTTGTCAATGATACTGTTATATTCTCTGCTGAAGTTCTAATACTGAAAGAAACATCCATAATTCATGATTTTACTGATCAGGAATCTGAGTCGACTAGTGATTGTCAAACAGATAAAGTGGAAAAAAGGACATTTACATGGAAGGTTGAGAACTTTCTATCCTTCAAGGAAATAATGGAAACCAGGAAAATTTTCAGCAAATTCTTTGAAGCTGGTGGATGTGAGCTCCGTATTG GAGTTTATGAGTCCTTTGACACCATATGCATATATTTAGAGAGCGATCAGTCTGTTGCCAGTGATCCTGACAAGAACTTCTGGGTTAGATATAGAATGGCTATATTGAATCAAAAGAATCCCACCAAGACTGTGTGGAAAGAGTCTTCAATTTGTACAAAGACATGGAATAATTCTGTTCTCCAGTTTATGAAGGTTGCTGATATGTTGGAAGCAGATGTCGGATTTATTGTACGTGACTCAGTTGTCTTTGTCTGTGAAATATTGGATTGCTGCCCTTGGTTCGAATTTTCTGATCTAGAG GTATTTGCTTCCGAGGATGATCAAGATGCTCTGACGACAGACCCGGATGAACTTGTTGATTCTGAGGACAGTGAGGGAATTAGTGGGGATGAAGAAgatatcttcaggaatcttctTTCTAGAGCCGGTTTTCACCTTACATATGGAGATAATCCTTCTCAGCCACAGGTCACACTGAGAGAAAAGCTTCTCATGGATGCGGGTGCCATAGCTGGGTTTTTGACTGGACTCCGCGTTTATCTTGATGATCCCGCTAAAGTAAAGCGCTTGCTTCTTCCAACTAAGCTTTCTGGTAGTAATGATGTGAAGGAGTTGACGAAAAATGATGAATCTTCTCCTAGTCTGATGAACTTGTTGATGGGAGTTAAAGTCTTGCAACAGGCAATTATTGATTTGCTTCTGGACATTATGGTTGAGTGTTGCCAACCTTCAGAAGCTAGTTCAAATGATAATTCCTCAGATGTAACTGCCAAACCTTCTCCAGATGACAGTGAAGCTACTACACTACATGACTCAGATAAGGGCACAGGAGCGGTGGAGACTGCTCATCTTCATGTGAATGACAGGTTAGATGTTGCGATGGAAGAAAACATGCACTCATCGGCCGTACAAAGCTCAGATATGTATAATATTGACACACCTGTGAAATCTGTTCCTGGACAGCCTATTTGTCCACCAGAAACGTGTGCTGCTGGTTCTGCCCATGCTTCTGGTCGCTCAAAG ACAAAGTGGCCAGAACAGTCTGAGGAGCTCTTGGGATTGATTGTGAACTCATTGCGGGCACTAGATGGAGTGGTTCCGCAAGGTTGCCCTGAGCCAAGACGAAGACCACAATCTGCACAGAAGATTGCTCTTATTTTGGATAAAGCACCTAAGCATCTGCAGTCAGATCTAGTTGCTTTAGTCCCTAAACTAGTTGAGCAGTCAGAGCATCCTCTTGCTGCTTGTGCACTTCTAGATAGACTTCAAAAAGTAGATGCAGAGCCCGCACTGCGATTGCCT GTTTTTGGTGCTCTTAGCCAGTTGGAATGTAGCAGTGAAGTTTGGGAGCGTGTCCTGTCTCAATCCTTTGAACTTTTGGCTGATTCAAACAATGAACCCCTTGCAGTTACTGTGGATTTCATATTTAAAGCTGCATTGCATTGCCAACATCTTCCAGAAGCT GTCCGTTCTGTTCGGAGAAGACTAAAAACATTAGGTGTTGAAGTCTCTCCATGTGTTCTGGATTACTTAAGTAGAACAGTAAATAGTTGTGCCGATATTGCAGAAGCTATCCTTAAGGATATTGATTGTGATGATGATTGTTCAACAATGAGCTGTGGGCTTTTCCTATTCGGAGAGAATTCCTCTGGCGATGGATTAAATGCACCAGAGGAACAAGCTTTCCGTGCTACAGCAACCTCTAATTTTTCTGATATTTATATCCTTATAGAGATGTTATCCGTTCCTTGTCTTTTAGTTGAAGCTTCTCGAAGTTTTGAGAGAGCTGTAGCTCGTGGGTCAATTATGGCCGAGTCTGTAGCTTTGGTCCTGGAAAGACGCCTTGCTCGGAGATTAAATTTGACGTCCCAATTTGTTGCTGACAATTTTCAAAATTCTGAAGTAATTGTAGAGGGAGAAGTTATCGAACAACTGAGAGCCCAACAAGACGATTTTACTTTAGTTCTTAGTCTTGCTGAGACATTGGCCCTCTCTAGGGATCCTCGTGTGAGAGCATTTGTAAAGATGCtttatacaattttatttaaGTGGTATGCTGATGAATCCTACAAGCTGAGGATTTTGAAGAAGCTGGTGGACCGGGTGACAAGTGCCACAGATAGTAGTGGTGATgtagatttggatttggagatCTTAGTAATTTTGGTCTCTGAGGAACAAGAAATAGTTAGGCCAGTTTTGAGCATGATGCGGGATGTTGCTGAACTTGCAAATGTTGATAGGGCAGCTCTTTGGCATCAGTTATGTACCAGTGAAGATGAAATACTTCATATCCGTGAAGAAAGGAAAGCTGAGGTATTAGGTATGGTGAAAGAGAAGGATGTATTATCGCAAAGGCTGAGTGAATATGAGGCTACAAATAACCGTCTGAAG TCTGACATGAAGGCTGAAGCTGACCGTTTTGCTCGAGAGAGGAAGGAATTCTCTGAACAGATACAAGAATTTGAAAATCAACTTGAATGGCTACGGTCAGAAAAGGATGATGAAATAGGGAAACTATCTGCAGAAAAGAAAGTTCTTCAAGACCGTCTTCATGATGCAGAAACACAGCTTTCCCAGTTGAAGTCCCGGAAACGCGATGAGTTAAAG AGAGTAACAAAGGAGAAAAACGTCCTGGCAGAAAGGCTGAGAAGTACTGAAGCAGCTCGGAAACGATTTGACGATGAGCTGAAACGTTATGCCACAGAGAATGTAACTCGAGAAGAACTTCGAAAGTCACTGGAGGATGAAGTTCGACGGCTGACACAAACAGTTGGGCAGACTGAAGGGGAAAAGCGTGAGAAAGAAGCACAAGTCGCTCGATGTGAAACATATATTGATGGGATGGAATCTAAATTGCAGGCTTGCCAG CAATATATCCACACCCTCGAGTCTTCACTTCAGGAGGAGATGTCAAGACATGCCCCTCTATATGGTGCAGGTCTGGAAGCTCTATCAATGAAGGAGTTGGACACGATCTCTCGTATTCATGAAGAAGGACTTAGACAGATACGTGTCCTCCAACAGCGCAATGGTAGTCCAGCTGGCAGTCCACTTGTAAGCCCTCACACTCTCCAGCACTCCCATGGGCTGTACGCTTCTGCTCTGTCTCCCATGACTGGACTAACCCCCTCTCACATCTCAAACGGTGCTGGTATCCACAGCAATGGGCATGTAAATGGTGCTAGAATTCATGGCAATGGGCACGTAAACGGTGCTGTTGGGCCTTGGTTCAAAAATTCTTGA